One window of the Prinia subflava isolate CZ2003 ecotype Zambia chromosome 1, Cam_Psub_1.2, whole genome shotgun sequence genome contains the following:
- the MTFR1 gene encoding mitochondrial fission regulator 1 produces the protein MICWLKRLIRMAFEQIGLNMESVLWSSKPYGSSRSIVRKIGTNLSLIQCPRVHFQLISHVTEGNSPAQLREDAVASFADVGWIAEEEGEASTRLRAEVRSKTAQPPAGEALHSRRSPHRQTALQSASGEEAAPRSAAMANEEALQKISALENELASLRAQIAKIVTLQEQQNLTTVGSSPLASAAVPVPPPPPPPPPPLPPPPSSGLDQNKSAIDLIKERKNKKMNAGQNVVENGPKKPEVPNMLEILKDMNSVKLRSVKRSSEGTKSKVSQPADPATLIAEALKKKFAYRYRNDSQGETEKGIPKAEPKTQTEVVLFGPHMLKSTGKMKTLIEKS, from the exons ATGATTTGCTGGCTGAAGCGCTTAATTAGAATGGCTTTTGAACAGATTGGATTGAACATGGAATCA GTGCTTTGGTCAAGCAAGCCTTATGGTTCATCTCGAAGTATTGTAAGAAAAATTGGTACTAACCTCTCTCTAATACAGTGTCCGAGAGTTCACTTTCAG CTGATTTCTCATGTCACGGAAGGAAACAGCCCTGCTCAACTCAGAGAAGATGCAGTGGCCTCCTTTGCTGATGTGGGATGGATTGCTGAAGAGGAAGGTGAAGCCTCTACAAGGCTCAG GGCAGAAGTTCGGTCAAAGACAGCGCAGCCTCCTGCAGGCGAAGCGCTTCATTCCAGGAGGTCCCCGCACAGACAAACGGCCCTGCAGAGCGCGTCCGGAGAGGAGGCGGCGCCCAGGAGCGCCGCGATGGCAAACGAGGAGGCGCTGCAGAAGATCAGTGCCCTGGAAAACGAACTGGCCTCTTTGAGAGCACAGATAGCCAAAATTGTGACCTTGCAAGAACAGCAGAACTTGACAACAG TTGGGTCAAGTCCACTTGCttcagctgctgtccctgttccacctccaccaccaccacctcctcctcctctgcctccaccCCCTTCTTCAGGTCTGGATCAGAATAAGTCTGCAATTGATCTCattaaagagaggaaaaacaaaaaaatgaacgCTGGCCAGAACGTGGTGGAAAACGGGCCAAAGAAACCTGAAGTCCCAAACATGCTAGAAATCCTCAAAGACATGAACAGCGTGAAGCTACGCTCGGTGAAAAG ATCCTCAGAAGGTACAAAATCTAAGGTGTCCCAGCCTGCAGATCCTGCAACATTAATAGCAGAAGCTCTCAAAAAGAAATTTGCTTATCGATACCGAAATGATAGCCAAGGCGAAACAGAAAAAGGGATTCCAAAGGCTGAACCAAAGACACAGACTGAGGTAGTGCTG tttgGACCACACATGCTGAAGTCTACAGGAAAAATGAAGACTTTGATTGAAAAATCCTAG